In one window of Trachemys scripta elegans isolate TJP31775 chromosome 5, CAS_Tse_1.0, whole genome shotgun sequence DNA:
- the LOC117877557 gene encoding translation factor GUF1, mitochondrial-like, giving the protein MIILVSLFCQKTIVNFPFRDKAYAVGKAMCERLKDAIPRQLFEIAIQAALGSKVIARETVKAYRKNVLAKCYGGDITRKMKLLKRQAEGKKKMRKIGNVEVPKDAFISVLKRQSEK; this is encoded by the exons ATGATAATTCTCGTAAGTTTATTCTGTCAGAAAACCATAGTAAATTTCCCTTTCAGAGACAAAGCATATGCTGTTGGCAAAGCCATGTGTGAACGTTTAAAAGATGCTATTCCTAGACAGTTGTTTGAAATAGCCATCCAGGCTGCTCTTGGCAGCAAAGTCATTGCAAGAGAAAC AGTGAAAGCTTACAGAAAGAATGTTCTGGCAAAATGT TATGGTGGAGATATTACACGGAAAATGAAGCTTTTGAAGAGGCaagcagaaggaaagaaaaagatgaGGAAAATTGGCAACGTGGAAGTGCCCAAAGATGCCTTTATAAGTGTTCTAAAGAGACAATCTGAAAAATAG
- the GNPDA2 gene encoding glucosamine-6-phosphate isomerase 2 isoform X1, with protein MRLVILDDYDLASEWAAKYICNRIIQFKPSQGRYFTLGLPTGSTPLGCYKKLIEYHKNGDLSFKYVKTFNMDEYVGLPRNHPESYHSYMWNNFFKHIDIDPNNAHILDGNAPDLQAECDAFEKKIEEAGGIDLFVGGIGPDGHIAFNEPGSSLASRTRLKTLAMDTILANAKYFDGDLSKVPTMALTVGVGTVMDAREVMILITGAHKAFALYKAIEEGVNHMWTVSAFQQHPRTIFVCDEDATLELRVKTVKYFKGLMHVHNKLVDPLYSMKEEN; from the exons ATGAGACTGGTAATCCTTGATGACTATGATTTGGCAAGTGAATGGGCAGCAAAGTACATTTGTAATCGTATTATCCAATTCAAACCAAGTCAGGGAAGATATTTTACGCTTGGCTTACCAACAG GGAGCACACCTTTAGGATGCTACAAAAAACTGATAGAATATCACAAGAATGGAGACCTttcttttaaatatgtaaaaactTTCAATATGGATGAATATGTAG GGCTTCCAAGAAATCATCCAGAGAGTTACCATTCTTATATGTGGAATAATTTCTTTAAGCATATTGACATAGATCCTAATAATGCTCACATCCTTGATGGGAATGCTCCAGACCTACAGGCAGAGTGtgatgcatttgaaaaaaaaattgaagaagcTGGGGGGATTGATCTGTTTGTCGGAG GCATTGGTCCAGATGGCCACATTGCTTTCAATGAACCAGGATCAAGTTTGGCTTCAAGAACAAGGTTAAAGACTTTAGCAATGGATACCATTTTGGCAAATGCTAAATACTTTGATGGAGACTTATCTAAAGTGCCAACTATGGCACTAACTGTTGGTGTCGGAACAGTGATGGATGCTAGAGAA GTTATGATTCTCATAACAGGTGCCCATAAAGCTTTTGCTTTGTACAAGGCAATTGAAGAAGGGGTCAATCATATGTGGACAGTTTCTGCTTTCCAGCAGCACCCCCGCACTATCTTTGTATGTGATGAAGATGCTACTTTAGAACTAAGAGTTAAAACTGTGAAATACTTCAAAG gtTTAATGCATGTTCACAATAAACTTGTGGACCCGCTGTACAGTatgaaagaagaaaactga
- the GNPDA2 gene encoding glucosamine-6-phosphate isomerase 2 isoform X2, with translation MRLVILDDYDLASEWAAKYICNRIIQFKPSQGRYFTLGLPTGSTPLGCYKKLIEYHKNGDLSFKYVKTFNMDEYVGLPRNHPESYHSYMWNNFFKHIDIDPNNAHILDGNAPDLQAECDAFEKKIEEAGGIDLFVGGIGPDGHIAFNEPGSSLASRTRLKTLAMDTILANAKYFDGDLSKVPTMALTVGVGTVMDAREVMILITGAHKAFALYKAIEEGVNHMWTVSAFQQHPRTIFVCDEDATLELRVKTVKYFKATAD, from the exons ATGAGACTGGTAATCCTTGATGACTATGATTTGGCAAGTGAATGGGCAGCAAAGTACATTTGTAATCGTATTATCCAATTCAAACCAAGTCAGGGAAGATATTTTACGCTTGGCTTACCAACAG GGAGCACACCTTTAGGATGCTACAAAAAACTGATAGAATATCACAAGAATGGAGACCTttcttttaaatatgtaaaaactTTCAATATGGATGAATATGTAG GGCTTCCAAGAAATCATCCAGAGAGTTACCATTCTTATATGTGGAATAATTTCTTTAAGCATATTGACATAGATCCTAATAATGCTCACATCCTTGATGGGAATGCTCCAGACCTACAGGCAGAGTGtgatgcatttgaaaaaaaaattgaagaagcTGGGGGGATTGATCTGTTTGTCGGAG GCATTGGTCCAGATGGCCACATTGCTTTCAATGAACCAGGATCAAGTTTGGCTTCAAGAACAAGGTTAAAGACTTTAGCAATGGATACCATTTTGGCAAATGCTAAATACTTTGATGGAGACTTATCTAAAGTGCCAACTATGGCACTAACTGTTGGTGTCGGAACAGTGATGGATGCTAGAGAA GTTATGATTCTCATAACAGGTGCCCATAAAGCTTTTGCTTTGTACAAGGCAATTGAAGAAGGGGTCAATCATATGTGGACAGTTTCTGCTTTCCAGCAGCACCCCCGCACTATCTTTGTATGTGATGAAGATGCTACTTTAGAACTAAGAGTTAAAACTGTGAAATACTTCAAAG CAACTGCAGATTAA